CCTGACAGGAAGTAGCTGAAGAGCTGTCACGATTGTTGTTTGGCCTTTTTTAGTGCTGTGGTTGGCCACTGTGAGTATTATTAATTCATCCACGGCCACATTCAAATGAAGTGAGTTCAAATAGCAAAGCATTTGTTTACATTCAAATTCAGCTCTACTCACTACAATCTACAATGGGATGAGTTTTCCCAGCTTCATTCAACAGGATCTGAAGATACAGCTGCAGACTGTTCGCAACAAGCAGGCCGTTGAGCTTTGAAGCGTCAACGGCGACGAAGGAAAAAGATGGACGAAAAGACATCTTCTTGTCCTTTGGTGGATTTATTGGGAGCAAAAATGTATGGCTAAAGAGCAAAGATGAACAAATTAAACTAAAGTCTGTGACCCAGAGTCACTACGTACATCTTgcacatattgcacggatggAAATATGTCATATGTGAAGATACGTGAAAAGGTGAGAAAGgatgtggtctttacgtgaaattttcacagatgtatcaggactgaaccacgttaaaaccacaggataagtacgaataaaccactcaaagaacacgtaaatcaccatacaacatgaaccgtgtgtaaTTATTGCGCTGCTAATATCCAATTCATTattgattcatgcatcaattacataatttgaacGCGATCTGGGCGCCGTATActcgatataaaagttatacatcagtggttcatgtgtgaaaagtctgttagacatgcGTGGAACCGTCATGGAAAGCCAAACATTTGCATCtcataaaaattacaaaaaattgtgtaagattcacgtaataattgcgtataaactacatgAAATACATGTAAACTACGTAATTCTCAACCAGCCAAAAATTTGGAACAGTTTAAAACTGGATTTACGTAAAGACCCATCGGCCAAAACCCCATTACAGAAATCTGAGCACATTGACGAATGACCAATGCTAGAAACACTCATGAATTGTCACTTATTAGTCACGAAactttcatatgtggaaaatgcacaaaatgtacgttgACACTGTGTTTCACAGACAAAAGACCTCTAACTTTGAGGTAATTTTGTACgaaaagtagaaaaacaatTCTAATTCTAGAAAACCTTGTCAGTGCTACTTTAGTCAGCTTAAGATTCCTACCTCTAAACTATTTGTGTgcataaaaatagcaaaaaaccATTGATGAAGCCCACATTCATTTCTGTACCTCTGGAGTAAAGCTACATACACGCCGACCATGTGTTGGGCGTTCGAGAACTTGCTGAACATGCATTTCAATACTTGCACTTACAGTTGGACGtttcttggtgtgaaatgtcaaacagtgctaatctcgtgaatcttgctcctgGCTTTTGGACAGTTGACAATCCGGTGTTTTTAAAAGGACACTACCCAGACGTccctaccaaatctgagttccCGTTTGGTTTCAGCACACTTTTGTTTATCTTGAGCATATTTAAGATGAAAACCCGAGATAAGGAGAAGAGACGACATAATGCAGGCAggtcaaataaaaatactttgcGTTTTATTCAACGTGTTAGGGTCCTAAAGTTTAAGAACGCATGGACAGTTTGTATTTGCATGGTGTGTTTCATTTCAAGCACCATTCTAGAGGTACACCTTATCACACCTCCACCCTTGAGGTTGGCGGGTGTAAATAGAAACTAGCCTTATgcaaaataatagaaaataaaactccATGGTGGAATTTTCCGTCCCACCACAGACACTTTGAATGTGTTTAAACTGAGTGCCTGGGTGTGTGGGCGTTCTTCTCATCATCCACAAACTGGTCGCAGACGCACGTTCGATCCAGGTTCCTGCAAAGAAGACACCAGTCTGACAAACTTGACACTCTGGAGTAAAGTTCTAGGCCTGCCTTACTGTCACTGGAACGACAGTTTGTCTAGCAAAAACACAGCCTCTGTTGGTAACCGAGTCTGACTTGGAGTGTCAGGAAGAGGAAGTCAACTGGAAGCATCAGCATTTGCATATCCACTGCGTGCCTTGCTCAAATGTTGATATGTTGGGAAAGAGGGTGCCCAGCGCTGCGTACAGAGGAAATTCCATTTCAACTTCATAAAGAATCCAAGAAGAGGCTTGTAATCAGTACAGTGGTACCCGTGTAGTTCTGATCAAGACCTCTCATCGTAAATTTGCTGGCCCCAGCTTGTGGAATGCACTCCCTATGCAGGTTAGGCAGGCCTGTTCACCGAGTGATTTTAAAGCCAAGTTGAGAACTCACTTGAACCTatgggatttttttctccatccaaTGGTAGGGGAGCGCCCCCAGACCATCGAATCACAAGATATTACAGTGCACCAAGAATCAAAGTAAGactgataaaaaatatacagtCTTTCTGCCATCACTGAAAGAGTGGCGCAAGCACAGCAAGAGTCTAAAACACTCCTCACTGAACCCAGAACCAACTGGAGGTCTCTCCCTCTCAACCTGTGTTCAAACTGCAACCTTGGACATACGCAGATATTGTTTATGGCTCACAAAAATACAGCTGTACTTGAAGTTATACGATTAGCAAGGTGCTACTGCTTTAGCATCTCCAGCTTTGGAAATGTCGGTTCAGTTACCAAAAGGAGAAAACCGATCTTGTGTAAGAAGATAGGTGATGAGTTGTGAGGCCTGGTTTGCAACCACAACACGGTCACCCATTCTAAAAACTCTGCTGGTTCAATTCTAACCAGATGAATCTTCTACTGGAAATTATGTCCCTTTCTCTCTTGTCAAGAAAGGTCTTCCAAAATCATCTTTCCCTTACTCAACTGAAACAACAATAGACCATCAGTCTTTCCTCCAGGTCTTTCAATATGACCCCACATGGCTTTCCTAACCCCCACATGGCTTTCCTAACCCCAGAGACAGAGGTGTTCACCTCTATTTTTAGCTGTTTGCCATTGGCTCTGCTCTGGGCTCCTAATATCAAACCTGAACGTGCGAAAGATGCTTTGAAGATGATCCATTTCGGTCGTTCCCGTCTTCATTTTGGAATTCTGTCTTGACCTTTTCCTTAAGCGACCAGAGTCCCTTTTGCACCTATCATACATTATCTTCTTtagttatatttttgttttgattgcttgaaataaaccaattccaaaTCCAATTAATAATAACCACTAACAGGTTCTGAGGCCCATTCAGACCAGACTGTGACGGTGtctgatttttgatcaccgcggtgatgaacctaCAGGGGTGTGGTATCGCGGTCAACCGGAGCCCCCCCCCAagattgactgtgtgtgtgtgtgagcgcgctgcGTTGTGTGTAGGACTAGGAGGACGGAGTGCGGTCATGTGTGTTGGGTTGcctgttgattcttctgcagtggaccgctctctagctgcacgctctctggtacagacatcttctcagaatattatatattgcccaggACGAGCTGGGCCCCAAATGACACTGCAGACtctttgtcacctttctggtagccatgaagcctgacacccatgaagaacgcagGGCCTTTGTTCATACAGACACGCaactttgcgctgcacaaaatagttgctaaacaaaacatgtaatgatattcatggaaatctaacagcgcgcgttcatgtttggtgtaacggagttaaggagaacagtaataccccccctcccccaacacaaaatcctccagcGGGCAGCCGTGTCGTGCacttaagaacgcacgcagcttgtaatggaaatgaataattagaacgcagtaaatttgtcgtatttcctcgcaagacagaaactttttttgtagaatgaggatgtgtgtgtgtgtgtgcttctgaaaccgCACAAGTGTGTTTGTGAGAAGAGGGAGTGCATGCCGCTTGCAGCTCTAAGAAGCAGTGACAGTAGGCGGGTGGGTGGATGCGGGGCGAGAAGGAGAAGAGTGATacaaggtttcccccagaaacccttgaagtctgaacacaggactagcagaaaaagtaaattatcagcaaagatgaatgtgtttaatgtgtttattatagttccaatcaggCACCATgtgcagaacttaaaaaaaaaaagtgcggtgatgcggttatcgtcacagccctagaCAGGACAATACCTAACCTTTCTGATAAGCACCGGACCGCTGACATTTGCATTTGCTCACTGACATCTACACCTTTGTTGACACACCTCTGAAGTAGTCAGCACAGAAATTCTCATATCAGCAGTTAGAACCCCCAGTGACACTGTCTTTTTGTCTGTGACCTGTATCCTGTATTTGAGTTCCTCACACAGAGATAGTCTGACTTCATTCCTTTCCTTCCCTTACCAAGcttccacctctctagatgttcctccacctgttccctgCTAACACTATAGATCACAACGTCCTCTACAAACATCATGAaccacagagattcctgtctaacctcatttGCCGGTCTGTGCATAGTAGACCTTCTCtagatctacaaagacacactccagctccttctgaccttctctgctCTTCCCCAGAAGCATTTTCAAAGCAAACACTGCATCTGTGCTTCCCTTTCTCTGCCGGAAACCAAACTGTTGCTCACAGATGTTAAATTCTGACCTCAGTCTTCCACTTATCTTTCCCATAACTTCACGGTGTGACTCATCTGCTTAATTCCTCTGTAGTTTCCACCCTTTTGCACGTCTTCCTTGTTCTAAAAATGGGCACCAGAGCACTTCTCCAAATCTCAGGTATCCTTTCACTCTCCTAACATCTTGTCGCACAGCCCCATCAGAGATGCTATAGAGCAGGATTTAGTGGAGTCTGGAACAAAGCCAATCTTGTTGATAAGTATGCGCCATTGTGTTTCCGTCACTCGTTAGCGTTTtagtgaaacaaaacaaataaaacggaAAACCTATatctctaaaaaagaaaaagaagtcatAAAGGAAAACAGACAACTCTTAAAGAATAATATTGCTAACTCTCTCCTTTATCCTACTCTTTAGGACACAATCATGGACAACATTCACCATCAGCTGTAGGCCTTTCCATCTTTGCACCTGGTCTTCTAGAACATCCATCATATCCACCAGCTGTCTAATACTTCTCATTGTAGCCCAGATATCCTCTGTCTAACTTTTTAtgcctttctttttctgtcttttcctcaACCAAGAGTTGTTCCTTTTTCTACTGAGCCCCTGCAGGGCAGTTACTGTTAACTTGGGCTGTATGTTTGCTGACTTTCTAGGTTTAGTTTCATAAATGAAAAGGCTTTTTTGGCTTTCTGTTGCCCAAAGGTTCTTATTTTGGAAAAGGAAATGGGTTCTGGATGCAGTTAGACGCACCTGTAGGTGTGCCACTTGGGTCTGAATTCTCCCTGCTTTATACACGCCGGGCATGTGATGAACatccaagaggctttcagcatacggtgttcacactggactgacATTCAATTGCAGTATCAAACTACAGTTGGGAGGgttttggtgcgaaatgtccaaacggtgcaaatctggtgaatcttgcaccaggctttttctttcacagctctgttccgattTGTAAAAGACTCGATATTATCAGGCACAAAccagaattattatttttgccttcatgatcaattttaaaatgattggcACTTCCGTGGCTTAAAGAGGATGTCATCCACGTCACTACCagatcagagtccctgattggtcaaagttgaactggttgaactttcaaCATGCATTAAGTGGCGACGTGTGTTTTGGACGTAGAACCCTAAAATGGTTATATAAACGTGCATAGTGACGTAAAAACGCAAgagttttaaatgcaaaaacccCGAACTGTGTATTTACATGCGTtccacctggtttaactttaccATCTGTAAAGTGGCTGTGCGTTTTGGATGTAGAGAATCGTACAATCTTGCGTAACTACCCATGAACGCAATCTGTTGGAAGTGGTTACCATGGTAGCAGAGCCTGACGTGAACGCAGCAAAAgctgaaactgttttttaattccAGTCCATGTCCACAAACCAGTGCAGACAAACAGGCAGACATCGAGCAGATATGATTAGGAGGTTTCAGGAAGATGGTTGAATTggaaagaggcagaaaaaaaagttgttctgATCTGAGGTAGAGTGGATGGACGAAGCCAGGAGAACTTTGACGGTCTTTTGCTAAGGTTCCGTTGAACCTGCCagatcagaatcagctttatcATGCTGGGTTTTGCTTTTTGGTCTTATTCTCCTCTCCGATGCTACCTTTGTCTTCACCTTTTGTCTTCCAGGAAAGAGCttcactctgaccatcaccgtTTTTACAAACCCTCCCCAAGTGGCTACGTACCAAAGAGCCATTAAAATCACTGTGGACGGACCCAGAGAGCCCCGACGTGAGTCCGCTTCACTAAACTGCCATATTTATCACAAGTAACCATATATTCAAGTTAAATACGACCGAATTCACCAGTGGGGATTGAATTGCTACATTAGTCAGTATTAGCCAATAGATTTCCCTTTGTTACAGCAGAAAGTCTTTTGAAATGACAAGTCTTTCTGTCAGATGTGCTCTAATTGGTTAAGTTCATTCACTAAAGCAGCACAGTTCTGCATGTGAATTCCACTCTTACACTCTGAGCTGAGAGTCAAGGAGGAAGCTGATGCAACAGGAAGTTCCTTTCATTCAGCTGCAGATCGAAGACCGAATCTGCTGGGAAATGTAATGCGTTTATGGTAAAATGCTGACTGGATGAGGCGGGAAAACACCTTCAGCAGCTCAGTTGGGCACAGATTTCCATCAGTGGAGGCTTGAAAGCTAAACTCGGTGCTCCTTTTGTCCCCTTCCAGGCCACCGTCAGAAGCTGGACGAGGTCAAAGCCGGCTCCCTGGCTTTTTCCGAAAGGCTGACGGAGCTGGAGCAGCTGAGACGAACCTCCATCAGGGTGACCCCTccccaccaccatcaccaccaccaccacccccaccagCCCTCTGCCGGCAGCCGCCAGTCTGTTGCTCTCAGCTCGGCCAACTTCTCCAgccccacacacactcagataGCTGCAGGTGAGACCTCGATCCTCAGGAATACACTCCAAAGCGTGAATGAGTTCAAAACACCTGGATGAGGTGGGTTTAATCAAATACAACCTGTGCAAACTCAATGCAGGGTGAATATCTTCAAGACCCACCCCACAAAATAgctgctttttgtgtttttaacagcttgaggcctttttttctcctgtcaGCAAACAAATTAGGCTAAAAATGGcctttttgattattttctattcaaactgttgtaatTCAGGGGCAAAGGGCGGCTGAAAAAGCATGTAGgagtgacgtagaagctacaatcggcgaccacaagctccctgttgtGGTCAATTCCAATGCATTtttttgcagacaaacagatccttgtacgtctttgttttcctcgtctgagctggaatctcggttgtgaggggctgtaagctagcagaaacTATGctagctctgcagagactatgtcctagcTCAGTGTTTGAGTGCAGAGATGCTCTTTTTCGtaataaaaaagcttcaaattACAGCTTTATTTCTAAGTTGCCCATAAATTTTCCAACTCAAGGCAGTACAttttttgaagtattttttctcCCCCTGTTCCTCTCCTGGGACCCAGACAAACCAAAAACTCACAGTTAGTGGATGTGACTACAGCCTAGTGGGTTGTCTGATTCAGACATGGGACTCAGAGGTGCAGGACCGTTTGTCTCCTCATCTTTGCATAGCGGATCAGTATTTCCTGGTGTTTCCTTGCAGTAAAGTGTTGTGAATACTTCCCAATGATAAAAACAAGTGGACTTCATTGAAAGGGAAAGATGAAACATTCTCCTGCCCATACACACTAATACTAAAGCTGGAAGGAGTGTAGAGTAGCACAGTGTGTATtggtgtgtgtgtcatgtgtggcATGTGTGCAACCTCATAGTTCCTCCTTGTGGTTTCATCAAGAGCTGTTATGGTTTGGAGTGTGGGGGAGTTGTACGAGCtgtggttgccatagatacTCTTTGTGGTATGGAAACAGAATctattcccctttttttttttgctctttcagtGACAGTAATGTCAAACGTAGCGATCTGTTTCTATATACACCAAAAAAACTAGCATAGtaaatacattcatttttataactTGGAGTATTTGTTTGTCCAAAATACTACATGGGTAAAGAAAAGTCAAATGGAAAGATGCATTTCAAAATCACCTTTTTTCTACAGTAGTCagttatattttcaaaataagagtaaaGGGCTCAAAAAGCTATTTATTAGTGGGCTGCGTTGATTGAAAGAGCTCTAGCCAGGAAGAAAAAATGTGACTGTTCTCCTCTCATCATTtcccaacaaaaacatttgcctgatgttttctttttgcgtTGGTACTAGAAGTACATCACTGTCCCTTTTGGGCCTGTTGAATAGTCAATGTGAACCACCTCTTTGTTGGATTTAGACTGGTGGAGTACTCTCAGTTGCTACACGATACTGACACATGTCCAccgcctacagttggaagagtcgtGGTGAggaatgtcaaagtggtgcaaatctcacaagtCATATAATTGGACGCCTGGAGCAATTTCTCCTCCagaatcaattttcaaacgtttTGCATGGTCTAAAGGGGATGCATCCATtggtcactaccaaatctgagtccctaatTGAGTAAATTCAACTTGTAAACAATCATAAAATTTGTGTAGCTATGCTGGatagttttgaacgtggaagcccgaaATATTTATGTACGTGCGTCGACTGAGTCTTTTCactggaagtggtcgcttgaacacgTGTTGCTGAAACCGGTGTGGATGTAGCTTTAGGGTCAAGGTCCTTTTGGAAAATCTCTTTCTCATCTTAGAACTGGAACACCGTCAACGCCGCTTCACAGGCCGCTAAGTACATTTAATGCGTATTACACGGATGAAAGTGGGTCAGGcctgaatatacgtggaaaaagtgagaaaactgTTGTTGAAATTTTCCCAGATGTATaacaaatgaaccacattaaaaccatggaagaagtatgaataaaccacgcaaagaacacgtaaacccaCACGTCTGTTATTGAATTTTTTCACTTTGACATTCAGAGCCCTGGGCAGAAATCatgtcagcaccatggtcagctcccACCGTTGCCCCTTAGAATGCTTTATTTTGATTAAACTTTCAGATTCCCCTGGTTCGCACCAGGTCTAAGTTACCTGCTAGGCGTCAGCTGAGGGGTCCCCCATCTCGGAGGGGGGCCGCAGCTGGGGAGATCTGCTAGAAGGGCTCAGCATGAGTACGCCATACCTGGCCGCAATCTGTTTCTATgtacactaaaaaaaacaccacacacTCAGCATAGACTGCTGGAGGGATGACATTCATCAATGTCATTCATCGATGTGCACATCAAATGAAGAAGTTAAGAAACACTTATTATAACGCATGGATCATGAAAGACTGATATTTAATACGTGTAAACTGtctgtagtggctgtgtgacacagctgTGAACTGGGCTTTCTAAAATTGTTTAAAGGCAAAGTAACAGAAGTTTGTCTATAAAGTTCAGAGCATAAAGAAAGGCACAGACATACTTAATGTAACGTCACACTTAGACGCAGACACTCAAGGTCCTCTCTTTGTTTGTCATTATTACTATCAAATAGAATGTGATCAGACTTGGTTTACAGCCACATTTAATGATATTGCATATATTTGGGGGGAACAAACAACATTTCATGGCTGTTTCATAGTTTGTGGGATTCTCAATaggacccttttttttttttttagaataagtGTCCCCCAGATAATCTCAATTTTCCAGTTTGGCCACTGAAACCATCATTCCCACTCGCCACCTCCACCCCACTCCCCATCTACTACACCGTGTTTGGTTGACACTGAGAGTTGTGGACTTCATCTAACCCAGGCCTGCTCATTTTTGGCTCTGCTTGCTGTTgatgacctggatcaggtgtgtttatgcAGTCAGGATGTGATCTGGTTGAACTAATCAGCAGCTATTGGGGCTTGGAgatcagggtggtagatcttgaGGATCTATTGATCAATTACCTTCTTGCTTTAGCCTGCAGGCAACATTTGGGGTTTTCCTCATAGTCTCTCCTTCCTCCCACTGCTCCATGGATCATATTTGGGGAATACGTTGATAAAACTTCACTTTTAGTCCAGTCCACTATTTACTTTCTGCCCATTGTGGCCGGTTGAgaggttaaaaaaagtgtaGCACAAAGAGGGAAAGAGGAGCCTCTTTGCAGTTCCGTCTTGACCGTTTTTTCTGATCCCGTAAAGTGAAAATACTAACAGGAAACCGTTATTAGGCCACTTAAGGCCTCATTCTTTCTCTTCCTCCTTTCTTTCCTCTCCTCTGGCCTGTTTGTCATCGCTGCAAAGCTTTCATTTCTCATTTAATCTCTTTGGTCCTCAATTTCActtctccatttaaaaaaaagactaggAGTTAGAAATACTGTACAGCCCAACTGGAGAGTTCTATTCAAAACCTCTGTGTTGGAGTGGTTCATTATCCGTGTAGAGCCTAAAAAGCAGACTTCAAGTTTAAGTAGAAACGGAGTCCTTGAGAGTTTTTCTGACACATCAAACATATTTAAGGTTGTCGAATCAGCGGATGGCGACTAGTTAGACCAGAAGCCACAGGTTCAAGCTGCTTGACTGTCACGTCTCTTCAGGTCTCTGTGGAGCAGCAGTTTTTCTCGCCGTctctcactctctctctctttctcgcTCTAGCGGCTCTGTGTCTGAGTGAAACCCCAAAGCAGCTCAGAACCACCCAAAAAAATGACTACGATAGAATACTGGCAGGATTTTGTATTGACAAATTTTCTCTTGTATCTCTAACAGGAATTCATtaatttttatacaaaaaaaaaattaagggcAGTTTTAATTACGAGACAAAAAGAGAGATGCTCAAACTCCTCTAGGGCCCTAGGGGTGCATGTGCCTGTTCAAGAACATGGAATGGAGTAAACACATCAGCCAAGTGAACTGTATTTTGGGGTCAGACATATCACTGTGAGCTGTGGATTACCTGGTTTAAGTCCACCTTAAAGAAATTACAGTGAAGACTGGAACTATGCAGATATGTGGATATCTTCTTCTAAATCTGTGCTAAATTGGATCTAAACCATGTTTGCACTGTCCAGAGCTTAGAATTTGGTGTGGTAGACTCCTTTGTGATATTGCCCTTGCCTTAACCTTGTTAACCCTTTAAAGCTGCAAACACGCCGGGCACACGGAAATGTGTGCAATGTCAATGCGGCGCTAATCCCGCAAATCtttctccaggttttttctttcacagctctattgcGATATACGAAAGTCTTgttgtcatagaattccagccgcaCAGCAAAAGGCAAATTtggatttctccttcatgatcatgtTTGCCACAGTTCGCACTTCCATGTTATGAAAAGGATGTACACaacactaccaaatccaagtccctggtTTATCACTGTTCAACGCTGTAACAATTTAGGATCAAGAAGATCAACCAGTTGAACTTCCAGCATGCAATCAATGAACGCCCGTTTTGTATGTAGATCCAGCAACCGGACTTCAAACTTCAGTAGCAAACCATGAACGCAAAAGTTCTAAACGCGAAATCCCAAATTTCAGTTTGATGTGCGTTCACAAAGTCTTTTCTTTGAAAGTATCCACTGATACGCGCGTCAACCCAACCAGTGTGAATACACCCTCGGGGATGGCATATCAGCGCAAGTTTGGTTTGCatcaacggttgaagagttacgttTGTTGAAAGAATGCAAATATTTGCGCTATAGACCCGGAACTGTGAGGGAGTTAAAATAGACCTTAATCTAGAGGAGATAAATCTCTGACTTGATGTTTCCTCCCCTCATTACtggtgtttttgctttctgagGCCAACAttgatacatttaaaataaagctcctcttttgtttctgctCTTTTATCTTCTACAACATCATTGCTGAATGTCAATTTTAAAGATTTTCCTgcagtttaatgtcagacttcgtcaaaacaaaacatgttagaCCGTAAGAACGAGGATCCAGAAAGACTTTCCCAAATCACCACTAAACACGGACAGAGTCCATATTTTCTTACAACTCTGAATGTTGCCCCTGAACAATCAAATATTATTTCTCTGTCTTTTCTAGAGTCCAGACAGATGCAGTCATCTCCATCTTGGTCCTATGAACAATCATATCCTTACCTTGGCCAGATAACAACTTCCAGTGTCCACGCAGCCAGTCCGCTTTCACCTGGTCATTCTTCACTAAGCGACCTGTCTTCGCGGCTAACAGGTAAGGCGGTGACATCACACGGCTTAAAACCCCAActaatttttaataattagtTTTTGATAATTAATTTTTGATCTTCCCCTTTTCACAGGTCCTGACATTGCCGCCTTTGGTGACCCGAGGATGGCCTTAGAACGGCCTTTTACCTCATTAACGTCCCTTCCTGACACTCGTTTCTCTGACCCCCGTGTGCACTACCCTCCTACAGCAGCTGCTTTTACCTACAACCCAACTCATAACACCGTCTCGAATGGCGCCCTCGGTATCACCATGGCAACGGCCATGGCAACCACACCGACGGGCAGGTACCATACCTACCTCCCGCCTCCCTACTCTGCAAACACACCGCATCAGACTCAAAATGCCCCCTTCCAGTCGACGTCCTCGCCGTACCACCTCTACTATTCCGCCACCACCGGCTCGTACCAGTTTTCAATGATGGCAGGGGGGGGAGGCGGCAGCGACTCACGGACACCACCGAGGATTCTGCCGCCCTGCACCAACGCCTCCACAGGCTCCTCCCTTCTGCACCCCTCACTACCCAACCAAAACGAAGGGGTAGATGTTCAAGTGGAGTCCAGCCACAGCAGTTCtcccaacaacatggctgcagGTGAAGCTGTCTGGAGACCATACTGAGCTGTTGAGGTGGAGGTCATGTAACAGCAGACACTTGGAGACTAAGATCCAACTAACATCATTACAGCCCACTGAGTCACAATCAGTGGCTTCCGAATAGACTGGGGCCTCACAGTAACTAACCCTTATGTTAATAGCAAGAGCATACAACAAAATAtcaccaaaaaaacttttaaacacaAAGATCGTTTTGTtcttcctccttccttccttttgGGTTTGTCGTTCGACAGCACCTTTCAGAACCATTCCAGATGTGTTCGCATGCTGCAgatgtaataaaaaacaaaacgaaacaaagcttcttttattttggaggtATCCTTTCGAAAATGACC
The sequence above is drawn from the Oryzias latipes chromosome 2, ASM223467v1 genome and encodes:
- the LOC101173202 gene encoding runt-related transcription factor 1; its protein translation is MVFLWDSKYDPAPARRYTPPSTSLSSGGKMSEALPLGAQEAARGAALVGKLRMGERMVEVITDHPSELVKTDSPNFLCSMLPTHWRCNKTLPIAFKVVALGDIPDGTLVTVMAGNDENYSAELRNATAAIKSQVARFNDLRFVGRSGRGKSFTLTITVFTNPPQVATYQRAIKITVDGPREPRRHRQKLDEVKAGSLAFSERLTELEQLRRTSIRVTPPHHHHHHHHPHQPSAGSRQSVALSSANFSSPTHTQIAAESRQMQSSPSWSYEQSYPYLGQITTSSVHAASPLSPGHSSLSDLSSRLTGPDIAAFGDPRMALERPFTSLTSLPDTRFSDPRVHYPPTAAAFTYNPTHNTVSNGALGITMATAMATTPTGRYHTYLPPPYSANTPHQTQNAPFQSTSSPYHLYYSATTGSYQFSMMAGGGGGSDSRTPPRILPPCTNASTGSSLLHPSLPNQNEGVDVQVESSHSSSPNNMAAGEAVWRPY